In Thermoanaerobacterium xylanolyticum LX-11, the genomic window ATTGTTGTTATCTATTCCGTATTTTTTTGAGACATCTGTAAATGCCTGCTTTCTTTCGGTTCTGGTGCTTATATCGCCTATCCTTTCAGTAAAAAAACCTATTCTTTCATATCCATTTTTTATAAGGTGCAAAATAAGCTCCGACGTAACTTCGTAGTTGTTGACAACAACTGTATCAAATACCGTATCTTTTATGCTTCTATCAGCCAATACTACAGGTAAGCCTTTTTTAGACAGTCCTATCAAAAACTCGTCATTGCCTCCAGCGGTGTTTATTACAAGCCCGTCTACATTGTTGTCTAAAAGTGATAAGATGTACTCTCTTTCTTTTGTAGCATTATTATCTGTGCTGGCTATTATCAGATTATATCCCTTTTCTTTTAAGACTTTCTCTATTCCTTTAACAAGTATAGACGAAAAATGATTGCCTATGTCAGATACAAGGACGCCTATAAGATTTGACCTATTAAGCTTTAAACTGCGAGCTAAATTATTGGGTCTATAGTTAAGCTCTTCTATGACTTTTTTGATGTTTTCCCTTGTGGCATCTGACATGTACTCAAATCGGCCATTTAAGAAGCGGGAGATAGTCGTCTTTGAGACACCTGCTTTTTTCGCCACATAATCGATCGTGATTTTAAAGTTATCATTGCTCATGTAATCACCAACATTTATTTTTTAGAAACCAGTTTACGAAACCGGTATATATAATATATTCTACACAATATTTAAAAATCCTTCTTGTTTAATTAAAATTACTATAGATGAGAAAATTCACTAACATAAATTACCATAATAAACTTACATGAAAAAATTTAATAAAAAATAGAGACAAATGCTCGCTTCTATGGTATTAATATGTTGTTACCCTATAACAATATTAATCATAGGAGTGGAGCAAATGTCTCATAATAAAAGAATAACAGAAAATTCATCAATAATCCAGTACTTAATGAAATTAAATTTTGCATTATATTTTACTAAACCTGTTATTCGTCATATTGTAGAATTTATAATTGCTGCCACTCAAAAAGGTTATAGTGGTACTGTTACAGATATAGTTAATTTAAGCCTTGCTAATTGCCATAGAACTACATTTGGCAAATTCTTAAGCCAAGGTGTTTGGAATATAGAGTATGCATGGAGAGCAATAAGGCGAGAAGTTATTCGCATTATATTTGAATTATCCCAAACTAGCAACAAGCCGATATTTGTGATTTTTGATGATACTATTGCTGAAAAGACAAAGCCTTCGTCACAGGCTAAACATACTATCCAGGCAACAGGATTCCATCAATCACATTTAAAAGGGAAGCAAGTTTGGGGACATCAACTTCTTACCATGATGCTATCTTGCGGCAATGTGGTATTACCTTACTGTATTGAGCGCTATGAAAAAGGTGGCAAAAGCAAAATCGAAAGAATATGCGAAATGGTATCTATGCTTCCAATACCTAAAGGACCAGCATATGGACTATGTGATTCATGGTACATAAACAAAAAAGTAATAGAAGCACATTTCGAAAGAGGATACCATCTCATAGGAGCACTAAAAACTAACAGAATTATCTATCCACAAGGTATCAGAATTCAGATAAAAGATTTTGCCCAATATATCGAAAAGAACGAAGTTTGCCTCGTTACAGTAAACGGTTCTAATTACTGGGTATATCGCTATGAAGGAGCCTTAAATGGAATAGATAATGCTGTAGTAGTATTGTGTTGGCCTGAGAAAGCTTTTAAAAATCAGAATGCTCTACATGCATTTATCTGTACTGATACTGAATTAGATACCGAGACTATTCTAAATTACTACAGTCAAAGATGGCCTATAGAAATATTCTTTAGGCAGACAAAGAATAATCTTGGACTAAATACATATCAAGTACGCTCAACAAAATCAATAGATAGATTATTATGGCTTATATCATTGACATACCTGTATTGTACGACTTCAGGTGACGAATATTGCAAATTTGGGCAAGGAATAAAAATAGTACGCAAAGAAGTACAAAAGCAGCGTGTTCAATGGCTGTATGAGCGAGCTAATAATAATGTATCTATTGATAAAATTTTAGCAGAACTACAGTTAGCATAGGTGTAGTGCATCTATTTGATGGTAATATTTTGTTATCAATTTTTCTCATCTATAGTAAAATTAGTAAACTTTTTTCTCTAAAGTAGAGTACATCATTTTGTAAAAATATATATAACTATTAAATTCCCATAAGAAAATTTAGAAAAGCGAAAGACAATCCTAAAAATAGTATAAAAAAATTAATGATATTATAACATATACAATTATTTTGTTACAACAAAAAAGTGCGCACTGTGGCGCACAATAATTAGCTAAATCTTCTTTTTAATCTCGACAATACATCTGACATTGCTGCTAAATCGCTGCCGACTTCTTTTACCTTTCCTCTATTTTGACTTATGATGTCTTTAAGTCTTGACAAAATCTTATCGTTTTCCGTCCTCAATTCTTCTATCTGTCTTAGTATCTCATCATCTGACGGCAATGGGATTTCTGTCACATTTACTTCATCAGACTCAAAGTCATACGTATCGTACTTTGATGGAATGACAGTTTCAATGTTAAACACATCCTTTATCTTCTCTGAAAGTACCTTTTGGGCACTATCTTCGCCGTGAACAATAAATACTTTTTTAGGCTTTTTCTTAAATGACGATATCCAATCCATAATGCCTTTTTGATCGGCGTGCCCAGAGAAACTTTCTATGTTTTGGATCTCTGCGTTGACTGTTATTTCCTCTCCAAATATATTTACAGTCTTTTCACCTTCCAATATTCTCCTACCAAGAGTCCCTTTAGCCTGATAGCCAACAAATACTATTGTGCTGTCAGACCTCCAAAGATTGTGCTTTAAATGATGTTTTATGCGACCGGCCTCACACATACCACTGGCTGAAATAATTATGACAGGTTCTTTAAGGTCATTAAGCGCCTTTGACTCTTCTGTCGAATGAGTGAAATGCAAATTTGGAAAATCCAGTGGATAATCGCCATTTTCCACATAGCTTCTGGCTTCGTCATCAAAATAATCAAGATGTTTTCTAAATACATCTGTGACTGACGTAGCAAGAGGGCTATCTACGTACACAGGCACTTTGCTTATGTACTCTATCTCATTTTTGTAAAGTTCTTCATCTTTATGTATCTCATATAACAGCTCTTGTGTCCTTCCTACGGC contains:
- a CDS encoding LacI family DNA-binding transcriptional regulator — protein: MSNDNFKITIDYVAKKAGVSKTTISRFLNGRFEYMSDATRENIKKVIEELNYRPNNLARSLKLNRSNLIGVLVSDIGNHFSSILVKGIEKVLKEKGYNLIIASTDNNATKEREYILSLLDNNVDGLVINTAGGNDEFLIGLSKKGLPVVLADRSIKDTVFDTVVVNNYEVTSELILHLIKNGYERIGFFTERIGDISTRTERKQAFTDVSKKYGIDNNNLIFEVDDDLNKIEENIVLMMRDYKKCRTALFAVNGVVLLNVLQVVNKMNLKVPDDVAVCGYDDWGWASLIPPGITTISQPTYEVGVESAKMLINRISRGDEIEPKKVVLKAELVIRGSTRSH
- a CDS encoding MBL fold metallo-hydrolase RNA specificity domain-containing protein — translated: MKITFLGAAKEVTGSCYLVETEKSKFLIDCGMFQGSEIEDEYNYQEFAFDIADIDFMLLTHAHIDHSGRIPLLFKRGYRKKIYATKGTVDLCEYMLQDSGHIQQIENEWKNRKRKRAGKTLRMPLYTADDGKAAMQLFCGVNYDEIIEPSEDVKVKFNDAGHMLGSSILEIWVKEGGKETKVVFSGDLGNKNIPILRDPTIIDEADYLVCESTYGDRLHEDVGDKAKKLMEIIKKTISRGGNVIIPSFAVGRTQELLYEIHKDEELYKNEIEYISKVPVYVDSPLATSVTDVFRKHLDYFDDEARSYVENGDYPLDFPNLHFTHSTEESKALNDLKEPVIIISASGMCEAGRIKHHLKHNLWRSDSTIVFVGYQAKGTLGRRILEGEKTVNIFGEEITVNAEIQNIESFSGHADQKGIMDWISSFKKKPKKVFIVHGEDSAQKVLSEKIKDVFNIETVIPSKYDTYDFESDEVNVTEIPLPSDDEILRQIEELRTENDKILSRLKDIISQNRGKVKEVGSDLAAMSDVLSRLKRRFS
- a CDS encoding IS701 family transposase, with translation MSHNKRITENSSIIQYLMKLNFALYFTKPVIRHIVEFIIAATQKGYSGTVTDIVNLSLANCHRTTFGKFLSQGVWNIEYAWRAIRREVIRIIFELSQTSNKPIFVIFDDTIAEKTKPSSQAKHTIQATGFHQSHLKGKQVWGHQLLTMMLSCGNVVLPYCIERYEKGGKSKIERICEMVSMLPIPKGPAYGLCDSWYINKKVIEAHFERGYHLIGALKTNRIIYPQGIRIQIKDFAQYIEKNEVCLVTVNGSNYWVYRYEGALNGIDNAVVVLCWPEKAFKNQNALHAFICTDTELDTETILNYYSQRWPIEIFFRQTKNNLGLNTYQVRSTKSIDRLLWLISLTYLYCTTSGDEYCKFGQGIKIVRKEVQKQRVQWLYERANNNVSIDKILAELQLA